The Bifidobacterium sp. WK012_4_13 genome contains the following window.
CCGAACTCCTCCCGCAGACAGCGCTCGATATAGCGACGGTAGCCATGCTCGAGGAACCCTGTCGCGAATATCACGAATCGCGGAGGCCTCGTCGATGCCTGTGTCGCGAAAAGCACTCTTGGCTGCTTGCCGCCACGCAGAGGGTGTGGGTGGGCTGCCTGAATCTTGCCGAGGAATGCATTCAGCTTGCCTGTTGGGATGCGCTTGTCCCATGATTCCAAGGCTGTGTTCATAGCAGAGGTCAGGCGATTGGTGTGCCATCCGGTCAACGCGGAAAGATTCACTCTCTGAGCCCATGTGACGCGTTCGAATTCCGTCTCCCACAATCGTTCAAGACGCTTGCGTCCGAATTCATCAAGCAGGTCCCACTTGTTGAATACCAGGACGATTGCCCGTCCAGCATCGACCGCCTGGCTCATTATCTTCAAGTCCTGGTCTGAAATCGGCTGGGAAACATCGAAGAGCACAAGAGCCAGTTCGCTTCGTTCGAGCGCAGCCTGCGTGCGAAGGCTCGAATAGTAGTCCGCTCCGGAGACCCTGTGCATGCGACGCTTGATACCCGCTGTATCGATGAAAAGCCAGTCTTCGTCGTTGATGTTGACGACCTCGTCGATTGGATCGCGCGTGGTGCCTGCCAGGTCATTCACCACCGCCCGCTCTTCCTGAGCCAGCTGGTTCAGAAGCGAGGACTTCCCGACGTTAGGACGTCCGACCAGTGCAATCCGTCGCAGGTGGGTTGGTGTGAGCAGACCCGAAGTATGCTTCGTCTTCGCGAGGGTATCCATGGCGATGTCAAGAAGCTCACCTATGCCACGGCCATGCATCGCGGAGATCGGGTATGGCTCCCCCATGCCCAGTTTCCAGAACTCCGCAGCCATATATTCGGCGTCAGCGCCATCAACCTTGTTCACCGCGAGCACGATGGGCTTTCCCGATGCACGAAGCATGGCGACCATGCGTTCATCGCTCGCTGTCATGCCCACCTGGCCGTCAACTACCAGAACGACTGCGTCCGAAAGTCCGACAGCGATCTCCGCCTGAGAGGCGACCGCTGAATCGATGCCTTCGACACCAGCCTCCCAGCCACCGGTATCCACTATCTTGAAGTTGGTTCCGGCCCATTCGGCATCGTAGCTCACCCGGTCGCGCGTGACCCCCGGGGTGTCTTCGACGACGGCGACTCGACGACCAAGGATGCGATTCACCAAGGTGGATTTGCCGACGTTGGGCCGACCCACGATCGCGAGGACGCCGACCTGCTGCCTGGGCCGATCCTCCACATCCTGCGCGGGACCTGACGATGCGATAAGGTCGCGATCCTGGTCCTCTAGGTCATATCCCTCAAGGTTCGCGGCATAGTCCTCGTAGGAGCGAAGCTCTTCGGCATCCTCTACCAGCCCGATCAGGACATCGAGAGTCTGCTTGAAGTCCATATCGGAGTTGTCTACCGTAGTGACGCCGTCGGATGCCTTCAGGAAGCTCGTCACCTTCGAATCCGCCCTGTCGCGAGCGGCGACGTCATCCGTGCCGATGCCCTGGACCGACTGACCGAGTCTGCGCGCCTCACGCACTTCCTCACGAGCCGTCAGCAGCACACGAACCTCTGCATCAGGGGCGACCACTGTGGTGATGTCGCGGCCTTCGGCGACGATTCCTGCTCCGTGCGAATATGAGCTCTCGTCGTTCTCTGCGGCGATGTATGCCTTCTGAGCTGCTATCAGGACATGCCGAACCGGAATGATGCTCGACACCGTCGAGACATGAGACGACACCTCAGAGGAACGGATGTCCTCGGAAATATCCTGCCCATCGACCGTGATTCCGGCTCTATCCGGATCCAGGTCAATGTCGATATGTCCCTGAGCGAACAGATCGGCGACCGTCTCGGTAATCTGACGCTCATCGGCTTCGGAGCCATCCAGATCCAATCCCTGCTTCATGCACCACCACGCGCTGGCACGATACATCGCACCCGTATCGAGATACGCGAAACCGAAATGCCTGGCCAGCGCCTTCGACGTGGATGACTTGCCAACCCCCGCGGGTCCATCGATTGCAACGCGAATCATAGCTCAACCGCCTTTTCGAGTGATTTCAGCTCGACCTGTGACATGATGCGGAATGAGCCAGGCTTGACATCGCCAAGCTTGATGGGTCCAATCTGCACGCGGACGAGACGCCTGACAGGGAATCCTATGGCTCCGAAGGCCCTTCTGACTATACGGTTCCTACCGGAGTGCAGAATGACCTTGACGATCGTATGCTCACGATTCTGGTCGATTATCGCGCAATGGTCGAAGGAAATGACGCCATCCTTGAGACGAACGCCCTGGGTGACGAGACGGCGGCAGACGTTTCCTCCGATCTTTCCTTCGATCGTGGCGATATATGTCTTCTTGACCTGATACTTGGGATGCATCACGTGCTGCGCAAGCTCGCCGTCATCGGTCATCAGAATCAGGCCCTCTGAATCGTAGTCAAGCCTTCCCATGTGGAATACGCGCTCATATTTGTCGCCGATGATGTCCCGCAGGGTGAAGCGCCCCTTGGGATCGTCCATCGTCGACAGCACCTTCTTCGGCTTGTTCAGAATCAGGGTGATATGTCTATCGTTCACATGGATTCTCGAACCATCGACGCGAATCTGCTGATGTTTCGGATCCACACGTGAACCAAGCTCAGTAACCAGTTCCCCATCGACTTCGACCCGGCCCTCGGTTATGATCTGTTCACATTTCCGTCGTGAACCAAATCCTGCTTGGGCCAGAATCTTCTGCAGACGAATTCCATCTTCGTTTTGATCGTTTGCCTTGTAGGCATGTTCATAAGAGTGAGGCATCGTTCTCCCAACGTGGCCGCTCGGTGATGCTCGACGAGCATCCGTTGACTTATCCACAATACCGATAGAGCGGTACAAGCAGATACTGCTATCATGACAAGCGTCCCTTTCTATGATTTCATAATGATTTAAGGAAATGTAATGTCAGAAAACCTCGATCAGGTTTATTCCACAAGCACTCCTTCGCAAAAGCCCCATATCGGCGTTCGAGTCGGTGCCGAACTCGTTGGCACGTATTTCGTATGCGTCATGCTCTTTGTCGTCGGAACGCTCGGTCAAGTGCTGTATGGTGCGAACACGCTGCTCATCGCCGTTTCCACCGCTGCCTCATATGGCATCGTGAGCGCAATACTAGGCAAGCTGTCAGGAGCTCATTACAACCCTGCGGTAACCGTCGCGGCACTTTTCACGGCGAAGATCTCTTGGCTGGACGCACTGCTTTACATCGTCGCTCAGGTCGTTGGTGCAATCGCTGCCGCAGCTACGGTCGTGGGCATACTGCCTTCGTCAAGCTCGATTCCCGACAAGACCTGGCTCACCTATGTAGTGAACGGATTCGACAAGGGCTCGACGTCCAACAGCATCCTTGCCCAGACTGAAATCACCTTCAACATCACGATGGCGATCGTCGTCGAACTGATTGCCAGCATCGTCGTCATCGCTGCCGCCGTGAAGACACTTCGCTCCGACGGTGAAGCGGAGAAAAACCACTCGCTGATCATGGCAGTCGCGTACGGCATCGGCGCTGCAGTGACATTCCCCATCACAGGTGCAAGCATGAATCCTGCACGCTCGACAGGCATCGCGCTCATCGCACAGAACAAGGGTCTGGATCAATACCCGCTTCAGCAGCTTTGGATCTTCTGGGTATGCCCTCTTCTCGCTGCGGCCATCGTGTCCCTTGTCATCATCTTGCTCAACATGCTGAAGGCTGCACAGACAAGCAAGGCACTAGCTGACGAGATCGCGGCCGATGAACAGGCCGGATTCGAGGATTCCGAAGGCGTGGACCCCTCTGCCGAAGACTTCCAGCAAGATGGTCAGGTCGAGGATGCCACGTATCAGGGCTCCGACGACGCAGACGGCGACAATGCCGATGCGGCCGAGGAGGACGGTTCCTTCGGTTCAGAGAAGGAGCCAGACGCTGAAGAAGGTGGAGAGAAGCCCGATTCCCCAGCAGATACTGATGAAGGCGTCAAATCCAACTGAACGTACCTTCCAAGGGCTTCGCTGACGTAGGATGATACGCAGCAGGCCAAGGACGATGGCCGCAACCGATATTATTATCGTTGCGGCCATTTGATGCCTCAGCACCGCAAGCAGCGTGCAGCATGCGACTACGCCAAGCACGATCCATTCGAAGGCAGGCGAACCTTCATGGCTTTCGGAGACGAAGGGGTGCCTGCGCATTTGGATTTTTCCGCTTTCCTCTAGGGGCTCGGTGCGGTGGGTCTCGGTATGACTGTGTGGTTCATAAGCACTCATTACATCTCATTTCGTTCATCTTTTTCGTTCATCATTTTCATTCACATTTGCTGCAATGCAGCAGCCTGCGACGACCTGCAACGGCACCGCAGTGCATTGCGGCGGCTTATGCCTCTGCCTCGGTCTCCACAATCGTCTCCACAATCGTCTCCTTAACCATCTCCGCCACCATCTCCACGATCATCTCCACCATGGCCACTACCATGCCCTCTACCTTGAAGCTTACCTGCACGCTTGCATTCGCTCCAGCTGACGAGCTTGCAAGTTTTTGGCACTTCATCAAGTATCGAGAGCCTTTTCCCTTGAATTCCCCACCATGGAAAAGCCAAAAATCAGAGTTTGTACTTGAGGAAGTGCCAAAAACTTGCAAGCTCGTCCGAAAACTGCAATATGAATGGCGCGAAACGGCCCGAAATGCCCTGCTTTGTGCGAATATGAGCGAAAGCGTTCACCAATGCACGCAGATATGCAATCGACCCGATTCTCCCAGTCTGAGAATCGGGTCGAAGCGGTTGAAGGAAGCTATCCGGAGTGTGTCGACTTCAGTGGAAGAAATGACGGGTTCCGGTCACATACATCGTGACGCCCGCCTTGTGCGCCGCCTCGAAGACAGCCTCATCTCGAATCGAGCCACCCGGCTGGACCACGGCCTTCACGCCTGCATTCGCAAGAATCTCAAAGCCATCCGGGAACGGGAAGAATGCGTCTGAGGCCGCTACCGCTCCCATGGTGCGATTGGCACCATCCGCCAAGGTGTTCGCCCTGGTGACTGCCAGCTGACTTGAGTCCACTCGATTGACCTGCCCCATGCCGATGCCGACCGTCGCCTGATCTCGAGCGATGAGAATCGCATTCGACTTCACCGAACGGATCGCCCTCCATGCAAACTTCAGATCGCGCATCGTCGTCTCATCAGCCTGGCTTCCTGCCACGAGCTTCCATGACTGCGCACCGTCGCCAGGAGCGTCGATCAGGTCCTTGCCCTGCACGAGCATGCCACCGTCTATCTGACGGAGCTGATGCTGGTCCCTCGGCGGATTGGCGACCTTGAGAATGCGAAGGTTCTTTTTGGTCTGCAACAATGCCAATGCATCATCGTCATAGTCCGGAGCTACGATCACCTCCGTGAAGATGGGCTTGATCTGTTGAGCCATCTCAAGCGAAACCGTCGTATTGGCCGCGATGACGCCACCATACGCGCTCATCGGATCGCATGCATGGGCCTTGCGATGAGCCTCTGCCACGGTTTTTCCGATGGCCAGACCGCATGGATTTGAATGCTTGTCAACGGCGACGGCGATGCTGGGCACGAAATCCCAGACACTGCGCCATGCGGAGTCAGCATCCACATAGTTGTTGTAGCTCATTGGCTTTCCGCCAAGCTGCTCGGCATGCGCGAAGCCGGTCTGATTCAGTGGATCCACATAGAGGGCCGCCTGCTGGTGTGGATTCTCGCCATATCTGAGCGTATGGGCAAGATCCCATGTCCTCGAAAGCGTTGTGGAGAACGCGGGCGACGCGGTATCTGCGCCTGATTCCTTCTGACTCACCGTCTCAGGCTCCGACCAGCGCGAAGAGGTCCATTCGGCAATGGTCGCATCGTATGCGGAGGTCTGAGCGAATGCCTTCGCTGCCAGCCATCGGCGTTCCTCAAGGCTGAAGCCCTTGCCGTTGAGCACTCGATCAGCGGCCAGCGCGTAGTCGGCAGGATCGGTGATCACTGCCACAGAGGCATGGTTCTTTGCGGCGCCGCGAATCATGGACGGTCCGCCGATATCGATCTTCTCGATTACCTGTGCGTCGTCCGCGCCGGAACGCACGGTATCGGCAAAGGGATACAGATTGACGACGACAAGGTCGAAGGGCTTGATTCCAAGCTCCGACAGCTGACTGCGATGTTCCGGATTCGTCATGTCGGCCAGGATGCCTGAATGGATATGAGGATCCAAGGTCTTCACCCGCCCATCGAGGCTCTCGGGGAATCCCGTCACCTGTTCGACCGGAATGACATCGACACCGAGCTCCTCGAGCCTCTTCGCCGTCGAACCGGTGGAGACGACCTCGGTTCCTGCATCCTTGAAGGACCGGGCAAGCACCTCGATGCCTTCCTTATGAAAGATTGAGACCAAAGCTCGGTGAATCGGACGATAACTATCTGGCATTATGAATCCTCCTTGGCATTGGCATCAGCCTTCGAATCGCTGCTACCCAAATTTTCTGCGTGTACAAGAACCGTCGTGGATGTCTCCGTGCTGCCAAAGTCCTTGCTACTGATGACTCTGGAACTCTCCCCGGCCGATCCGGAGACAGTATCAGTCTCATGCAGACTTTCGACATCGCCATCCTTCGCTTCCTCAGCCCGGCGATGTATGTTCGCCACCACGACATGCAATCCCACCTTGAACGCGATGATGACGGCCACCAGCACCCAGGCGAGGGTGAATCCCAGGAATGTGGGCTGAGCGACGCTGCGAATCGCCTCCTGAGTGCTCACTCCGACATGCGCCAGACGACTCTTGCCGAGCGGACCATTGCTGACGCCGTATAGGCAAAGGAAGCTCACGACGAGGAGGCTCGCGGTGATGCACAGGGCGCCTATGGGATAGGCCAGTCTGATGATCGTCTGCTTGTTGCTGATTTCATCGGCCTTGCATGTGATGATCTTCCAGGCATCGCAGCTTCGTGGATGCACTATCACCAGCAGCGCTGCGATGAAGCCGACGACCAGTGGAATCGTCAGCACAATCGTGCGTATGACGTCATTGCTGACCTGATCCGGCAGCAGACCGAACACGGGAATGGGGGGCAGATCCGTCGACTTGCCCAGCCACATGCTGAAGTAGCCGGCATCACCGATCTGGAAATTGGAACCGGTAAGCCAGGCCAAGGCCCACATGAGTAGATTGGGCAGCCACATGAGGCAGGCGATGGTCGTCAGGATGCGTGAGCCCATGCCCATGTTGAGAAGCGTGAACAGACGCGCCATTCCTTGGTGATTGACCACTGCCCAATACACGCATGTGCAGAGCGAGATGACAAGAAAGACCGCACTTATCAGAAGCCAGGTGATCATTCCCATGCGAACGATCAGGCGTATCTGACTGGATACGCGGCTCTGATAGAGCGACTTGAGCGCCTTGATTTCCCTCCAATCCGCGATTCCGGAAAGAAGGTATCCCAGAGAGAAGACCAGCGAGGAACGGACGAGATGAGAAGCCAGCGACCCGCTCAGGTTCACGGAAGCGTTCTGTATGAACAGCAGATTCAGAATCATCCATGTGACGAGTCCCGCGACATAGCCCAGCAACGAAGTGCCCAGACGCTGGGCAAGCTGTCGGATCAAGGCGATCAGCAGCCCCGTCAGCAGCAGTGGCGTGATGCCCAGCGTGAAGCTTCCCGAACTGAATCCGATGCCCTGGGAGAGCAGGACCACGGCCCCGGTGAGGGAAACGGTGCTGTCGGAAAGGTTGGCTCCCCCCTCCTCCATCGAGATGACGAGGAGGGTCAGAGAGATGAAAGACACAATGGCAACGGCGTATATGGCCATTGCTGCCAAGGCAATGCCCGCTCCCCGCGACCACATGTGAATCTGTCTGGTCATATGAGCTTCTGTGTCTTCAGAACCCCGCGCATGATATTCGCCGTTTCACCAGGAGTGCGGCCAACCTGAATGCCCACGCCTTCCAATGTCTCCTTCTTCGCCTGCGCTGTGCCCTTGTGCCCAGACACGATCGCACCCGCATGGCCCATCTGTCTGCCTTCCGGCGCGGTGAATCCTGCGACATAGGCGACGATGGGCTTGCTCATATGCTCATGAGCCCAGAGGGCGGCCTGCTGTTCAGCGTCTCCGCCTATTTCACCGATGAGCACGCAGGCCTTGGTGCGTGAATCGTCGTTGAAGGCCTGCAAAGCCTCAAGCAGTGTGGTGCCTACGATGGGGTCTCCACCGATGCCGATGCAGGCGGTGAAGCCGATGTCCGAGAGCTCTCCCATAAGCTGATAGGTCAGCGTGCCCGACTTCGAAATCAGGCCCAGGGGGCCTGAGCCCACGATGCCGTCCGGAATTATTCCAAGATTGGTGCCCTTCGCATCCGAATCATCCGGATCTGGCAGGGTCATCAGTCCAGGACAATTCGGTCCGATGATGCGAGCACCGCGCTCTGCAGCCTTTGCAACGCAATAGGCGGTATCGAACACCGGAATGCCCTCGGTGATCACCACGATAAGCTCGATGCCGGCATCGATTGCCTCGAGCATGGCATTTTTCGCAAATCTCGGGGGGACGAAGATGACGCTGACCGAAGCGCCGGTCGCCGCTCTCGCCGCTGCGCAGTCAGCGAAGACAGGAATGTCGGTGGCTGAACCGTTGCCATCGTCGAAGCTAACCGAGCTTCCGGCCTTGCGTGGATTCACGCCGGCGACGATACGCGTACCCGCCCTGAGCATTCTCTCGGTATGGGTCATGCCCTGATGCCCTGTCATGCCTTGGACCATGACGGAAGCCCCATTTTCAACGAAGAGTGACATCACAGACCTTCCCTTCCCGCGATGGGAACCTTGGTGGTTTGCTGAGCAGCGAGGCTTGCGGCCACATGAGCCGCCTCTTCCATGGTCTTCGCCACATGAACCCTGGGATTGCCGGAATTCTCGAGTATCCTCAGACCTTCTGCAGCCTGGTTGCCATCGAAGCGAACGACGACCGGCTTGGGAGAGACGATCTCATCCAAGGCCAGGATGATTCCCTGCGCGACCTGCTCGCAGGAGGTGATGCCTCCATACACATTCACGAGGACCGAAACGACCTGCGGATCGGAGAGCACGATCGACAGGCTCTTGTTCATCACCTCCGCAGACGCACCACCACCGATATCAAGGAAGTTCGCGGGCTTGACACCCGATTTCTGCTCCTCGCCAGCTCCTGAGACCGCATCGAGCGAACTCATTACCAGACCTGCGCCGTTGCCGATGACGCCTACCTCGCCGTGCAGGTGGACATAGTGCAATCCATGTTCCCGCGCCTGCTGTTCGAAGGGATCCACCCTGATCGGATCGCTGAACCGCTTCCATCCATCGTGTCGGAACGCGGCGTTGTCGTCCAGGGATATCTTCGCATCCAAGGCGCTCAACGACTTTGAGGACTCGTCCTCGGGATCGCCGATCTTCGCCAAGGGGTTGATTTCCACAAGTGTGGCATCGTTCTTGGTGAATACGCGCCACATCTTCAGCAGAATTTCGGCAGCCTGGTCGACATCGGCGTGATAGAAGCCAATGGCCTTGGCCATGTCGGTGGCCGCTTCGATGTCAAAGTCCTCAAGCGGACTGATATGCAGACGCTTGACTGCCTCTGGATGGCTCTTTGCGATTTCCTCGACCTCGGTGCCGCCATGGGCAGTGGCCAACACATCGAAGTCGCGAGAGTCCCTGTCGAGTGAAATGGAGACGTAGTATTCATGAATGATGTTCTTGGCCTCTGCGACAAGAACGCCGCTACACTTATGCCCATGAATGCTCATCGGCAGGATCTGCTCGGAAGTAAGAATCGCACTGTCCAGGTCCTTGGCCATTCTGATGCCGCCGGCCTGACCACGATGGCCGATCTTTACCTGGCCCTTGACCATGCAAGGGTAGCCGATCGTCTGAGCTGCCTGGGCAACCTCATGAGAGTTCTGAGCGAATATGGCCTTTGGAAGCGCAATCCCCTCTTCTTGCAGCAGCTCTCGTGCCTGATATTCGTATAAATCCATGAAAATCCTCCGGTGAAGTTATGCAGGCATCATCATCAAGGAGCTGACAGCATCCAAACCAAGTGCCTCACGGCCATGAAGGCCATCCAGCTCCATAACAAAACTACACCCAACCACTATTCCTCCGGCCTGTTCGATCAGACGGCGGGCAGCGAGGGCGGAACCGCCAGTCGCAATCAGATCGTCGACAAGAAGTATGCGCTCACCCGGATGAATCGCATTGCGCTCGATTTCAATGCTTGCCGAACCATATTCCAGGGAATAATCCTCTGCATAGGTGTCAGGAGGCAGCTTGCCTGCCTTTCGCACCGCCACGAAGCCTTTCCCGGTGAGCTCCGCCATCGGAGGACCGATGAGGAATCCCCTCGCCTCCAATCCTGCAATGGTATCGAACTCGTCCAGATTCACTGGGATTGCCTTGACGAGCGCCTCATTGAGCAGATGGTTGGCCTTCGAATCCGAGAGCACCGGCATGAAATCTCGGAATAGAATGCCCTGCTTGGGGAAATCGGGAATGGACCGAATGAGCGAAACGACATATTGCGCGTTTGCCTCACCCACCGTATTGAGCTTTGCGATGGTGATGTCTGAGTTAGACATAGACTGCTTCCTCGCGGTTACACGCGTATGTTTCAGTTATTGCTTGACGTTGATTCGGTGGATTGGTCATAGCCGGCGGTCGTGGTAGGTGCTGTAGGCACGCTGTCAGCGGCATCGCCGTCGATCGGAACCTGGGTGTCATCTACGACCGTGGTGTCGATCGAAGCCTGGGACGCCTCCGTGTCTGCAGATGTCGCCTCGACTGCAGGCAGAGGATTGCCATTGTCATCGACTTCATCGTCATGGACATATGCGGGAACCACGGGAGGCTCGGTGATGGCCTGAAGCCTCCACTTCGAAAGTGTTCCTTCGGAATCGATCACGGCCTGTTCCTTTTCAAGATCGACCGAAACGATCGTGCCAAGAAGACCGGAATATGTGGCAACTTCCTTGCCTGGCTGCAGTGAGTCGCGGAAATCCTTCACCTTGCTCTGCTGCTGCTTGGCCTTACGCGACTGCCACCACATCATTCCTCCCATGAGGACGACGAGGATAATGAGGAAAGAATACTGCATTGTGCCACTCCTTAAGTGTTTGTGTGTGAGCTTGGAGGTCAGCGCATCCAATACATCCAAATCAATGATATTAGAACAACTCTCTGACATTCTTGGTGGGTTCGAGACCGAGATGACGCCATGCCTTATCCGTTGCGACTCGGCCTTTTGGAGTCCTCATCATGAAACCCTCCCTGACCAGATACGGTTCGCAGACGGTCTCAACGGTCTCAGACTCCTCCCCAACCATAGCAGCAAGATTATTCAAGCCGACTGGCCCACCATTGAAGCTGGTGACAATGGCCTTCAGCACGGCGATGTCCAGTCTGTCCAAACCCTCGGAATCGATTTGGTACAGAGCAAGAGCGGCCTTCACATCCTTGGCGTTCGCCTGACCGAGATCATGCACGATTGCCCAGTCCCTCACCCGCCGAAGCAGCCTGTTCGCAATTCGTGGCGTTCCTCGAGAACGGAGAGAGAGTTCCTTCGCGGCCCCTTCGCCCAGAGCCAGTCCAAGCACGCCGGCCGAGCGTCGAACGAGTTTCTCAAGCTCGTCGTGAGGATAGAAATCAAGGTGCGCGGTAAATCCGAACCGTGCCCGAAGCGGCGAAGGAAGCATCCCCTCACGGGTCGTCGCTCCGATCACCGTGAAACGTGGGAGAGTCAATGGAATCGACGATGCTCCAGGACCCTTCCCGACCATCACATCGACTCGGAAATCCTCCATGGCGATGTATAGCAATTCCTCGGCAGCACGGGGCATGCGATGTATCTCGTCAATGAAGAGCACCTCCCCGGCCTCAAGCGAGCTCAATATCGAGGCCAGATCCCCGGCATGCTGTATGGCAGGACCGGAAGTGATGCGAATCGGCACATCAAGCTCCTTCGCGACTATCATCGCCAAGGTCGTCTTCCCCAGTCCCGGAGGGCCTGCCAACAGAATATGGTCAGGGGCGACATCGCGTTTCCTTGCGGCATTCAGGAAGAGTGCAAGCTGGGCCTTGAGCCTTGGCTGACCGATGAATCCCTCCAGTGTGGATGGACGTAATTCCTCATCGCTGAGGTTCTCATCGTCGATTGGAGTCGCCGAGACCACTTTGAGAGAGTCTTCGCTCGCGCCGGTGTTCGGATGAGCATCATCGGAAGGCGAATCCACCTGCATGACGCTGAAGTCCGTGTCTGCATCGGACTCAGCCCGCGCATCCTCTGGCGTTTGGGATGGTGATTTCCTTGGTGTCTTCTTCGTCATATCAGCGTCCTTTATCAAGGGATGTCAATGCCATTCTCAAGATATTGGGTATGTCATGCTCGGCAATCGGTTCGCTTATGTGCTGGCGCTCATAGACATCGCGAACTGCCTGGCGGGCTTCCTTCTCTTGCCAGCCCAGGGATATGAGCCCTTGAATGACCTGTCCGGTGCCCTCGTCATCGTCCCTTGCGGATTCCGATGATTCGTCGCTGGCGAGATCGACCTTTCCGGAAAGCTCGAGAATGACCTTCTGTGCGCCCTTTTTTCCTAGCCCGGGTGCGCGTGACAGCGCAGCAGCATCGCCATCTGCAATCGCCTTGACGAGCTGCTTGGGATTGAGAGTCGACAATATCGAAAGGGCGACTCTCGGACCTATGCCGCTCGCCTTCTGCAGCTGCAGGAACAGTTCCTTGGAACCAGACGCCAGGAAACCAAACAACGTGATGGCATCCTGGCTGACGTTCATCACGGTGTGGACGCTGCACGGCTGGTTCGCACGCAGAGTGGCAAGGTCGGACTTGGGCATCCGAAGTTCAAAGCCGACACCGTTGACGTCCAGCAGCATGGAATCCATCTCAACTGCCAATACATTGCCCCGTAACATGCCAATCATGAGGTCGGCTCCTTTCCACGACGAGGGATGTCCAGGATGCAGGCCGCACAGCTCCGTTTGGCATCTGGTCGGCTCTTCCGCACCGCAACCGGATCCTCTGATTGAATACGATCCGCAGCATAGAAAAATCGAACATCTGTTCGAAAGGTTACATGCCGCTGCGGACTCCCCTATGCTTTGCCGCCTTTTGCGTCGCTATCGCCCATTGCCGCTGGGCGGTCGTCAGATGCTGCTCACGCTCGCCACCCTGCAATGCGCCCTGGGGACGCAAGGCGTGGCATATGGCAATGGACAGGGCATCGGCTGCGTCGGCAGGGGTCGGCAAGGCATTCAGTCCCAACACGGCAGCCACCATTCGTTCGACCTGAGGCTTGTCGGCCTTCCCGTTGCCTGAGATGGCCAGCTTCGCCTCAGTGGGCGTATGCAGGGCGACAGGCACTCCTCGCTGGGCAGCAGCCAGCATGGCCAGCCCCGCGGCCTGCGCCGTGCCGAGCACCGTACTCCTATTCGACTGCGCGAATACACGTTCAATCGAAACGGCATCCGGCGTGAATCGATCCATCTTCTCCGTCAGACCGTTGAAAATGGACAACAGACGCAAATCCTGAGAGACATGGGGATCCGAGCGAATCACATCGACGTGAACGAAGGAAAGCCGGCGACCGATGCCGGCTTCGATGACGCCGACCCCGCACCGCGTCAGCCCGGGATCAACGCCGAAGATGATCACTGCTGACTACTCCTCGTCCAATGCCGCGAGAACCTCATCCGATGCGGTCCAGTTGCTATACACATTCTGGACATCGTCGAGGTCGTCCA
Protein-coding sequences here:
- the der gene encoding bifunctional cytidylate kinase/GTPase Der — translated: MIRVAIDGPAGVGKSSTSKALARHFGFAYLDTGAMYRASAWWCMKQGLDLDGSEADERQITETVADLFAQGHIDIDLDPDRAGITVDGQDISEDIRSSEVSSHVSTVSSIIPVRHVLIAAQKAYIAAENDESSYSHGAGIVAEGRDITTVVAPDAEVRVLLTAREEVREARRLGQSVQGIGTDDVAARDRADSKVTSFLKASDGVTTVDNSDMDFKQTLDVLIGLVEDAEELRSYEDYAANLEGYDLEDQDRDLIASSGPAQDVEDRPRQQVGVLAIVGRPNVGKSTLVNRILGRRVAVVEDTPGVTRDRVSYDAEWAGTNFKIVDTGGWEAGVEGIDSAVASQAEIAVGLSDAVVLVVDGQVGMTASDERMVAMLRASGKPIVLAVNKVDGADAEYMAAEFWKLGMGEPYPISAMHGRGIGELLDIAMDTLAKTKHTSGLLTPTHLRRIALVGRPNVGKSSLLNQLAQEERAVVNDLAGTTRDPIDEVVNINDEDWLFIDTAGIKRRMHRVSGADYYSSLRTQAALERSELALVLFDVSQPISDQDLKIMSQAVDAGRAIVLVFNKWDLLDEFGRKRLERLWETEFERVTWAQRVNLSALTGWHTNRLTSAMNTALESWDKRIPTGKLNAFLGKIQAAHPHPLRGGKQPRVLFATQASTRPPRFVIFATGFLEHGYRRYIERCLREEFGFEGSPMQISVNIREKHRK
- a CDS encoding pseudouridine synthase, whose translation is MPHSYEHAYKANDQNEDGIRLQKILAQAGFGSRRKCEQIITEGRVEVDGELVTELGSRVDPKHQQIRVDGSRIHVNDRHITLILNKPKKVLSTMDDPKGRFTLRDIIGDKYERVFHMGRLDYDSEGLILMTDDGELAQHVMHPKYQVKKTYIATIEGKIGGNVCRRLVTQGVRLKDGVISFDHCAIIDQNREHTIVKVILHSGRNRIVRRAFGAIGFPVRRLVRVQIGPIKLGDVKPGSFRIMSQVELKSLEKAVEL
- a CDS encoding MIP/aquaporin family protein; the protein is MSENLDQVYSTSTPSQKPHIGVRVGAELVGTYFVCVMLFVVGTLGQVLYGANTLLIAVSTAASYGIVSAILGKLSGAHYNPAVTVAALFTAKISWLDALLYIVAQVVGAIAAAATVVGILPSSSSIPDKTWLTYVVNGFDKGSTSNSILAQTEITFNITMAIVVELIASIVVIAAAVKTLRSDGEAEKNHSLIMAVAYGIGAAVTFPITGASMNPARSTGIALIAQNKGLDQYPLQQLWIFWVCPLLAAAIVSLVIILLNMLKAAQTSKALADEIAADEQAGFEDSEGVDPSAEDFQQDGQVEDATYQGSDDADGDNADAAEEDGSFGSEKEPDAEEGGEKPDSPADTDEGVKSN
- a CDS encoding DUF3017 domain-containing protein is translated as MRRHPFVSESHEGSPAFEWIVLGVVACCTLLAVLRHQMAATIIISVAAIVLGLLRIILRQRSPWKVRSVGFDAFISICWGIGLLSTFFSVWLLL
- the purH gene encoding bifunctional phosphoribosylaminoimidazolecarboxamide formyltransferase/IMP cyclohydrolase; the protein is MPDSYRPIHRALVSIFHKEGIEVLARSFKDAGTEVVSTGSTAKRLEELGVDVIPVEQVTGFPESLDGRVKTLDPHIHSGILADMTNPEHRSQLSELGIKPFDLVVVNLYPFADTVRSGADDAQVIEKIDIGGPSMIRGAAKNHASVAVITDPADYALAADRVLNGKGFSLEERRWLAAKAFAQTSAYDATIAEWTSSRWSEPETVSQKESGADTASPAFSTTLSRTWDLAHTLRYGENPHQQAALYVDPLNQTGFAHAEQLGGKPMSYNNYVDADSAWRSVWDFVPSIAVAVDKHSNPCGLAIGKTVAEAHRKAHACDPMSAYGGVIAANTTVSLEMAQQIKPIFTEVIVAPDYDDDALALLQTKKNLRILKVANPPRDQHQLRQIDGGMLVQGKDLIDAPGDGAQSWKLVAGSQADETTMRDLKFAWRAIRSVKSNAILIARDQATVGIGMGQVNRVDSSQLAVTRANTLADGANRTMGAVAASDAFFPFPDGFEILANAGVKAVVQPGGSIRDEAVFEAAHKAGVTMYVTGTRHFFH